In Aethina tumida isolate Nest 87 chromosome 2, icAetTumi1.1, whole genome shotgun sequence, the DNA window ACTGCAATCTTCCACAtgccatattttttttttattttcataaaatttccatttattatttacttgcaACATTTCCGCCGCTTTTCTAAATGAAGTTAGATGTAAATGTTGCACTTGTCacgtttcatttttattaatgcctTACCTGTATCCGTGCTCCTCATCCACcggaattaatgaataaattttagaaatggaatgaaattttatcttatgcaATTCAgtttcttgttttattttaatttgttttaatatattacaaccTAAAATAGAGTCATTATTTCAGGAGGTGGCgtttattttacattgaaacttttgaattttcattgtaaaatagattttCTGATAGTTCAACACTTACAGGATAAATAATAAGCAGCATAAGAAAACAACTCTTAGATAAATCTAATCAAAAAGTTCAGAATGtgacattataataaaaatcagataattttataacaaattttattggaataatTACAAGTGATGGAGACTCACGGCAGTATTTTGAAAAGCTGCTTCTTTTGCCATGAACTTAAGTCAGTgggaaagataattttaaagttcaaaATCAGATCACCTTTGGTCGACGGTTCTTTAGGAAAAGGCAAACCGAACCCCAAAATGCGTTTCACAGTGTCCGGCATAATGACATCGTGGGTCAAATTTAATGTGGTAGTGCCGCCACCCAAAATGGGAATGTCCACGACGCAACCACACAGGGCATCTTTAAGGCTTACAGTAGCGGTGTATTTTATGTCGCTTCCTTCACGTTTGAAAATTGAATGGGGCTTGTCACGTATAATGAAGATTACGTCGGACGCCACCGCGTTAGGATATTCGTCTCCTTCCCTCGGAAAGGTAATTTTGGTGCCCGACTTCCATCCGGGTTTTATGTTGACCGTCAGCATCTTCGATTCCTctctaaaactattatttttctgGTGTCTTTTCCTGgttattttcaaatgtttggTGCATCCCGTTGAAATGT includes these proteins:
- the LOC109605660 gene encoding dnaJ protein homolog 1-like; protein product: MTKDYYKILGINENATDDEIKKAYRKLALKYHPDKNKSPQAEEKFKEVAEAYEVLSDKKKRDIYDKYGEDGLKGGTSGGPNFGESFTYTFHGDPRATFAQFFGTSNPFETLFKFESDFGSDDEEDPFHMFSFSTNMKPVAPKQQNPPVEHEIFVSLEDISTGCTKHLKITRKRHQKNNSFREESKMLTVNIKPGWKSGTKITFPREGDEYPNAVASDVIFIIRDKPHSIFKREGSDIKYTATVSLKDALCGCVVDIPILGGGTTTLNLTHDVIMPDTVKRILGFGLPFPKEPSTKGDLILNFKIIFPTDLSSWQKKQLFKILP